agtgatgcatgtgggtaagaggaacccgaattatagctacgtcttgcaaggttccgcgttaggagttacggatcaagaaagggatctgggtgtcgtcgtcgatgatacgctgaaaccttctgctcagtgtgctgctgcggctaggaaagcgaatagaatgttgggtgttattaggaagggtatggagtccaggtgtgcggatgttataatgccgttgtatcgctccatggtgcgaccgcacctggagtattgtgttcagtactggtctccgtatctcaaaaaagatatagtagaattggaaaaggtacagcgaagggcgacgaaaatgatagtggggatgggacgactttcctatgaagagaggctgagaaggctagggcttttcagcttggagaagagacggctgaggggagatatgatagaagtgtataaaataatgagtggaatggatcgggtggatgtgaagcgactgttcacgctatccaaaaatactaggactagagggcatgagttgaagctacagtgtggtaaatttaaaacgaatcgtagaaaatttttcttcacccaacgtgtaattagactctggaattcgttgccggagaacgtggtacgggcggttagcttgacggagtttaaaaaggggttagatagattcctaaaggacaagtccatagaccgctattaaatggacttggaaaaattccgcatttttaggtataacttgtctggaatgtttttacgtttggggagcgtgccaggtgcccttgacctggattggccactgtcggtgacaggatgctgggctagatggacctttggtctttcccagtatggcactacttatgtacttatgtacttatgaattaaaTAAGAAAAATCCCCATTGTTATAATGTATTTTTGAAGGTCATAAATGTTTAAAccattgcaaagtattttgaaactatttaAGAGGTCCCGTTTTTTTTTCAGACACTGTGTTCATTCAAACAGAATGGCATCCTTACACACACCCAGGCACATTCCTACCCACTCACACTCTACTGACTTGCACACTTACTTCCCTCATGTGTAATGTGTAGATCGCAAAGCATTGCTTGGTTTTATTTTCTCGAGTAATTTTATCACCATAAATGCAGAGGCAATTTGTGTCAGTATGTGAACATAAATGAAAGTGACTCAGTACATTTGTCTGTTAGTATGTTAGCCTGTGTCTCAGGTGAGGGAGGCAGTTGGAGAATGCGTTCATGTATGTCAGTAGAAATGTATCAATGCAAGTTGAGTGAATGAGTACAAAGGATGGTTTCAATATGTGGCAGCGTAAATTAATATGCCTTGTAAGTCACATGTTTCTAATCACAGACTTGTGCACATTTTAATCATTAATCAACTGTTACTGCGAAGCATTCATACCATACATTTCTGATGAATATCGGCTTCAATTAATTGTAAtcaaaaactttattttttttaaattaatttttacaAATTCACTTGCAAATTGCAAtatagagagattaaattaagtAAATACAATTGTATACAGGAAATTATatatctcttccttagaccaaaaaaaaaggggaaaaagaggATATAAAAGGATATAAGGGGAGCATGTTGAGAGTAAGGAGTACCAAAtaggaaaatcaaaatatatctAGAAATTGGCCTGACCATGTTCTCTCAAAATATCGTGATCTCAGTTTTCTCAAACCTTGGGTCCAGTGGGTGCTCTTTTTAATTCCAGAAACGATCGTAGTTGTTCTGGTTCCCAGAAAATATACTTGTTTTGCAGAAATTTTATTATACATTTACACGGATAGGCTTATAAAAATTTTGCTCCTATCAGCCTTGTTTCTTCTCTAAGCACTAGGAATTTCCGCCTTCTGTGGATTTTGTTACATCAGGATAGATCCAAACTCTGTGcccacaaaaagtttttaaaaattcttaaagTACATCTTTAAAACAGAATTTAGGTcctgttcaaacacaaaagaaactATTAAAGTATGCCTCAAAGTTATTTCTGTCAATGATTCCTCTAGCAAGGCTGAAATATCTTGTAAACCTTGTACTGTTCCATACTTTTGGATCTCATTCCCTAGGCCTTCTTGCTCTACTCGATTTTGATTAGATACTGGCAGGTAGAAAGTTTTATTTAAAGGAGGGATTGCTGCTGCATGAAAATGTAAAACCTTTAGCAAATATTTCTTAAAGAAATCTGTCGAATTTATGCCCGTGGCCATCAGGAAATTTAAGATCCTAAAGTTCAAACGACGATTATAGTTCTTGATCTGTTCTAATTTACGACGTATCACAGTTACATCCACTATAGTAGCATTAGAAACAGACTTTAATGTTGTTACCTCTGTTTGTAGTTGTGTAActtgatgttttttttgtttcttgcttAATTTCTTCAATCGATAATACCAAATTGTCCATTTTGTTAACCAAATGCACCGTTTCTTGTACTGAAGTAGTAATCATTGTTGTTAGCTGTTGTAGAGCTCCCCAGATGGATTCCAAGGTTATCACCATGGGAGCACTGATTGCTTCCATTTTCTTCCCCTCCGCATCCAAGAGAGAAGCACTGCCAACTAAAGCATGATCAGCAACGACTTCTGACGCCTCTGTACTTCCCGCCTCAACTCTAATGAACGCGGGACGTGGTGGAGGGTTGAGATCTGGAGACGACAATGATGTTTCATTTCCTAGAAGGGCCAATTCTCCTTTCTCGGTTCCTTCAGCGGGAGTCTCCACTCCAATAAGAGAACCAGCTGTTGTATAACGGTCCAATGTCTGCTGGACTGGGGACGAGGTCCTGTCCGATGGCAGTCGGGCTTTTACCGTCccttttctttttgtgtgtggCATTGTTCGAAGAAATTGATAAAGATAACGCCAGCAGACAAACCCTGTCCATTAACCAACATGCttggccgccatcttgacacaccCCTCCTCAATCCCATAATCAAAAACTTTAAACTCAGAAGTAAATCAACTTGTCTGTACTGGACCTCAGCGGTGACCCATTTCACATGAAGTTACATCTCCTTGACTTACTTCCCTTGTCATCGGTCCTTTTATAAACTTTTATTCTTCATACAATGCTTAAAATTGCTCAAAATTCAACAAAcaatatcatttattttattgataGGATCCGGCACCAAGATAGACCATGTTTCGCAAATGCTGCCTCAGGGTATGGTCCTGTAGTCAATGTTCTCTCTACATGTTCAATTGTCTGCATTCACAGACAGGTGAATCATGGTGAAATAACCTCATGTGAAATGAGTTGCTTTACTTCTAAGTTTAAAGTTTTTGATTACAATTACTTGAAGCCGATATTCATCAGCAATGTATGGTATGAATACATAGCAGCAAAAGTTGATTACTGATTAAAATGGGGACAAGTCAGGGTTTATTGCAATTTGTAATATTTGTATATCCCCACTTTGAATATTCGATTGACCAAATTAGTGGATTCATGTTTCTGTGCATTAGCACAGGGTGAATTTTTCAGGATGGTTGAATATATTTTGTTTGCATCTGTGTGGTGTAACTTAAGTTATCAACAAAAGGACAGAAGGTGAGTATAACCTCCACAGGTTGCGAAGTTAAATCAGAAGAGCAAAAGGCCAGGACAGGACCAAGAGATGTACCAAGACAcaatgaaaaattaataaatagaactgtatttaaagacccaacacagccatgtttcagcaccttgcctgcatcagggggtcaTTAAAATGTAAATATGTAAAATCCCCATAAAGAAAGATCACCCAGTGACACTCTGGCAAAGTAGAATAAACCACTTCATTTAGTGTCAAAAGTATCACTGACAGTCTCCCCAAAGTGATTTCACAATCAGCAATCAGAATGCTTTATCTAAGCTCAAAAGgagtagaaataaataaataattcttctTTTCCAATGAACTAAAATGCATTTTACTTTCAATTGGGTATTCTGCAAAATGTTTGTGGTGTGTTCTGTTCAGcatatgacccctgatgcaggcagggcATCCAAACATGACCATGTTGGGTCTTTTATGAGTTGGATATGTAATAAAATTGTTAACTCGCAGctctattttattatttatttattttttaatgtcctCTTGGTACATCTAATGGCTCTGTCCTGGCTCATTCACCTCAGTGCAAGTTGAGCCTGTGTTAATATTTGAGTCAGGCAAGTCTGTCGGCATGTGTCACTGTGAGTGAGTTGTGTGCTTGTTAAAGTGTGTCAGTTAAGAGTGCATCTGAATCATTTTGAGCATGTGTCATACAAACACAGAAATTATTATGTGGGAGTTAGTGTACATGGGTATGTTACTGTACAGGAGTTATTGAGATTTGCACTTACGATTTTGCATAATTTTGTGGACACCAGAATGGTGGCATTAAGGCCATTGGGGAGGAGAGAGGCTTCAGTGTAGAGTGAAGCAGAGCTGGTGGAAGCATCAGGTTCTGCAGCTCGCATCTCCCCCTCCAAACTGTGGCAGTCTAGGCACCCACAGAATTCACTGAGGCCCCGATGCAGAAAGGCTTGTGGAAGAGCCATAGGCAGATGTCTTGGCTCGTGGCTTCAACTGCAAATGTAATACCTTGGCATGCAAGAAGCTAATGCGTGCAGATTTTATGTGTGGAAAACCTACAACAAATGTGGGGGAGTATTCAGGCACATACGTACAAAGTTTTGCAATAAGCGTGGCTtcttgtgcacatgcccaaaCAAAAAGTGAAAGTGTCAGCAACACCAGCACTTGATGTTTTgagcctaaatatgagcctcacaCAAATCACTTGCATATAAAATTTTTGTGactcatatttaggtgcagaagaaGAAGCGCTAATGTGTGCTTTCCCTTTCGGTTTTGTTCCAGCACGCGCATTTGCTTGTTACTTTCTATCTGCTTGTAAAACTTGCAGAGGCTTCCTTCTGCAGGTAAAACAAGACAAAACCAACAGTTAAATtagaaaaaataagaaattcTCTCCACAAAACCTTCTACGCCATCCCGGACCTAAGCAAAAAGACTCCTGCACTGTGCCCGCGTCAAAAGTAAGTGGCATGGCACAGAATACCTAAATTAGCTCGTCAGTGTACATTTTAATACAACTTGCAGCTGTGAGTTAACATCCACGCACAAGtcctctctgcattgcttggTGCATACAATCCATGTTCAATCCGCAATAACCCCACAGCTAAGCCTGCGgttgctttctgcattggcctctcAGTGCTTCCACCAGTCCTGAAAGTTGGTGTATGCAAGCATGATTCAGGGTTTGCACTTGAATAATGTGGGATTAGTGCAAGTCGTGTGAATCATTGTGTAAGTGTGTGAGTATTTGTCAGTGTCTGTTATAGGAATTATTGTTTGGAAAGTGGTGTATGATGGTGTGTACATGAATCAAGAGGAAACCACTATGGTTTTGAGCCTAGATATGATTGGGACGTGTGCTTGTTTTTGTCAGCATGAAAGTATGGGTAGAACTTAAGAGCCATTTTCACCTTTTTCTGTGCTGTTAAATCCAGGAGGAACCTCTGTCTGGACTCTAATGATGTCACCACTTGCAAAAAACCTTTTCCAGCGAGCAATTGACATGAGCGGCTCCTACGTTTACACCAAGAAACTGTCCGAGACTGAGCGTGACAATCTGGTGTTCTTGCGGAAGACAAACTGCAAAGACCTTGAGTGTCTGCTTACCCTCCCTGTAGAAAAAGTCCTGAAGGTAACCCCTCTGGGGTAGTCTGGCAGGTGACCCCTGCAGTGCTGTGGTCAAAATTAAtagcataactgggtttaaaaaaggtttgggcaaggtCCTGGGGGACTGGttaattaatatttattaatgtggCAGGTACAGAGATCTTCACCTCGTGCACTAGAGAATGAGTGGCAGAGAAGTGATCTGCTGGGGATTTCCAAGTGACCCATAttagccactgtcagagacaggatactgggctcaggAGCATCGCAAGCCACAAAAGAACcttatgcaacccccccccccccccccaagtgctctGTCATGCTCTGCCCTGCCCACTTTCCTGATGTCAGCAAGGAAAGCCAATGGATGGGGTGCAATTCTGGCCCCCTGGTCCATAGCTAGTTTTTTTTCCCTGCTTCTTTTGACAATCCTATAGGCAAATTCCAGAGAAAGAATCCTACAAGTAAGCACAAcagcaacaggcaggcagcataaTAGAGATGTGCTGCAGACTTACAGTACATCTTTGAGTTTTGGCAGGCAGTAGATTACCAGTGGTAAGAGACTCACGTATGTTCttctcgctcccccccccccctttatcctCTTCAGTCCATCCCATGGTTTGAATACCCATATTGGGCAGCTGATGACCTGACTGACCTCCCTGTGAAGAGTAGGCTGAATGGAGCGGTGGCTGTAGTAGATGGGTACGTGGTGCCAGAACCACCGCTGGAGATGTGGAAGAAGAGGACTCCTGGTTACAATGATGTTCCCTTGATGATTGGCACAACCATGCAGGAGACAGATTTTGGGTGAGGGATCTGCTTGCATTGAGGGCTGTGTGAGGTTCAGACCAGGAGAAACAGGTATCTGATGCTGTTAAACCATCCTAGCAAGGAATCAGGAGGGGTAACAATCATGCTGTATCTGATTGGCACAGTTAACAGGTTATGGGGGATGGGAAGGTACTGTTTatgcttctttttatttatttatttatttattttttaatttatcattttacttaattacagtcACATTTATCACAGAAATTAatacaaaaaggaaaacattttctctcaacaaaatatatttacataattgtccacaattggaagatccaagatcaggaaaacaaacaatcttaaagaaaataagaaaaactcaaaatggttaatcttacacttcacattttctgagggaggaaggttaatcggttattgcagccggtacagtggtaactgaaggaagttgctgcagaggattcttcatctgtttccacaaactctataatttcttaggttcaaacaaataagtaataagaaaaataaaacacttacaaaggaatcgtgctaggaaggtcccacctggggcaatgattcctggctgaaaagccaagacttcacacctcccagtctgcgattcccttgatgtgtcaggaaatatattcatctttgaacccaaaaaactatcaaccatatatcggaaatacaatttcaaaacgtcgttcctatctaatcaaagacgaaagtcactaataatataactatctataacttctgacttttccaaaatgtcagttaaacacatctcttttctctgaaagaagattttaaaggaaatataattttagtcaccaaaaggtggctatcagaaggtattagcaaagtatcagagaaatatttcttcaagaattcagtagctaatatataggatattataggtaaatttatcattcttaagttattttcccttaattggttctccagaaattccagtttttacaagaaaaataactattcttcattaccaaattatctaattttcatagagaagccatttccgtaatcaaagtctctttttatatcttggtcttccactttgttagataagtattaatataaattctttaactcacataatgaaaaattttaaacatctgaagaagacagttattcacattctgctgcagttcctatagtatgtcctttatgacattattggcttcaccaagtccaatttctccacagaaaccactccagatatcttcggggggaagagctcactctccaatcccccagttggtttattatccagaGTCGATGCTGCACCAGGACCTCCTCAGGTCatatgaaaatcctaacccacttcgggcgtttccattattgacctccatagcgaagcattactatttccgggtcttggaggggtcgtgccaacagggggactcaaagtcactccctccactgagattcggcaataaagccttgctgttccccgaagcaagaaccgatatccccgacgttatgaccccgaatctctccaaaatagactgagaagtggtgggaaccccagccgtgttcgaggaggacagcaccacggctttgccttttctcttccccattctctggggagcgcaccttcttcttcaggcattctggtgtaaaacgggaactcaactagcgtacgtcctccctcaacgccatcttggatcctccaggttgggacactctttgtctggtttctcctcagaggcctgtctgatatgggtaaccctacagcatagccctctgagtcattgaaacgtggaagcccctccaccacttgcaaggtggtgtcccttcggaggggttttatctttttttttgttttgttttttgttatatttgtaccccgtgctttcccactcatggcaggctcaatgcggcttacttggggcaatgaagggttaagtgacttgcccagagtcacaaggaactgcctgtgcctgaagtgggaatcgaactcagttcctcagttccccaggaccaaactccaccaccctaaccactaggccactcctccactccagcttaTGCTTCTTTTTAAAATCATAGCTAGGAAATTCCTAACCATGTGGGGAAGGGGAGCAGCAGTAACATGTTAGGACTTAGTGACAGGTTCTTCATTGCTTCTGTATAATCAAAATCATTGTAACTGGACATTGCTGTGAGGAGGAAGCTCACACTGACAAGGCACTGTTGGGAGGAAGCTTAAGCTGTAaccacaatatttttattttgtttcgaTTCCCAAATCATTTACGGAAATTTCTTATCCTTTTTTTGTATTTGGAGGACGATATTGTAACTAGTGCACAGCTTTCAACAATAGAGCACACATGCACGCACTGTTCATGGCTACAgtacactatttgcaaagagtgcaTACTATTGGAGAATAGTGCACACAGGAGTACACCTTATTCATGAATAATGCACACTATTCGTGAATATGCCAAAAGAAATGCACCTTGTTCATGAATAATACACACACTTTCCAAAGAATGCACACTATTCATGGCTATGgaacactatttgcaaagagtgcacactgttGGAGAAtagcataaactcttccaacagTATGTGCCTTATTCATGAACAATAAACACTCTGTCTGAAGAATGCACACTAATTACAACCTGTAATTTAACTTTTTTCGCTATCATTTAGGTCAAAAAGATGACATGGAAATTGTAATTTCAAATGATTGTACATCCCTAGTGCTGGAGGCCCAGCTGGCACAGATAGGGCACCGCTGTGTTTAACTCAGAGCTGCTTAGATTTAAGTGTCTTGCCCGAGTCCAAAATGTTCTGATTTTCCATTTGTTTTCTATTTCCCAGCCCCGTGTATCCCAACATTTCTTCCTGGACTGTAGAGGATTATGAATGGAAGGTGAAAAGTAAGCTTTCTAAATGCTTTTGTTCCTCTGGAGGCTGCACAGCTACATCCTCTGCTAACTGTATGGTATCTGTCCCCTCTGCAGCAATCCTGGACACATTTGGGGGGAACCTTTCCTATGATGCCCTTCATCTCTACCCTATCTCCGATTTCTGTAACCAGCCAGAGCGCTGTGTGGAGAAGGCATACGTGACGATGGTGTCAGACTTGAGGGCCACCTGTCCTAACAATGAGCTCGCCAAAGTTGCCGCAGGTACAATGAAAAGAGCAGATTTTTGTTCTATGACTATCATTTCAAAGAAAGAAACTGTAGTTTCTCTGGAACTGACATTGTTCTCAACCACCCATCCTTTTCTATTTGTGTTTTAGGCAGAAGGTTAGGGCAAGTTACTGGAGCATTTTCAGTATTTTAGATATTACTGTAGTGCTAGGGCAGTCATTAGAAGTGCTGCTCTGCTCTTAGAGCAGTCAGTGGCTATTCATGACTTTTTTTGCACTGCAAGTCAGACACCTCACTGCTCTTTTCTGTTTACACAGACGCATTGTCCAGCCCCGTCTATCGTTACATTATAACGTACACACCTTCACGAGCTGCCTCGAGTTCAGACTTCTTACCCTTCAATAGCTGGTTTGCATTTCACCTGCTGGACACCTTTGGGTTCTTTGGAAGTCTGGATTTGGTCTTGGGAGTTACCACAAAATCTGATCGAGACTTTGAGAGACTTATTCAGAAGCACCTGGTACATTTTGCAAAGCATGGTAGGTCCCGCCATGACTCCTGACAGAGTGTATTATGCAGTGTCTGAGGAGTTTCCGGAAAGGTCACCTTCTTCCTAAATATAAACTGAAGCAAACTCTTATTCCTGCAGGAGAGATGGAGGGTGTGTGGCCGCAATATCCAGAGGGTATTGTCTTGCTATCCAGCTCTATGTCTGTTatcaccaactaccacccagaacGCTGTGCGCTGTGGAAAAACAATGGCCTCTATGAATACGCCTGGGTCAATTAAACAGGTAGAACCAACGTGGCTATTCCATACTTATTTGCTTCATTCACTGCTAATTTTTGTTTGCTTATTTACTTTCAGTGTAATCTGGTATGTTTTATTATTAGAGGAGGATGTTTTATctgttttctatgtatttgtggCTGAATTTATTCTCTGGGAAAAGATGACTAAagaaccagaaacaaaaaaatgaggttttaatgaattctgttagtgcAAACAAGTTGTCATGCAACAgttcaaaccccatccttttatgtgaaaaaataaaaaagttacagatgttcaaatgtaactttttcagactgcttatggacccatgacaagAAAAttcagccattctcaacattttggatgtgTTACTTTTGTCACCTTTGCCCAGAGATTGTCACATATCGTTGCTATGAACTTTTGGAATCCGCTTTGAactaaatgataaagtggattctccgaggacaagcaggctgcttattctcacgtgtgggtcgaTGTCCGCATCGGCCCAGGAATCTGCATTTTGCTACAGCAAAAACAAGCTTtgtcagagtcttctggcgcgcataCACAGACTGACTTCTCGCCTGCCACAAGAGCATgtacctcagtttttctttttccgcaaCGAGGTGCGGCAGGTCCCTCCTGTGTTCCTCATTAAGGCCCGGGAAAAGAGTCTTCTTTTTTCAtgagttttttcattttttttcttgcttggtttacaaaaaataaaaagtataaacCTTAGTTTCCCTCTTAGTCCCTTTTCTTCCCGATTTTAAgttatctttgttttttttcgaCGCAGACGGCCTATAGGCTGCATGGGCGggtttcttcctttttttgtgcccttcctttttggcacaatcgcatcttttgatttcgccgaggccgtttttccttccatatcatcgaagatacccagcggcttcaaacattgtactcagtgcaaccagaccatctcaggtaccgatacccattcctggtgtatccagtggcttgggcccgaccacagcccagctgcttgtaatctgtgtcttcgtatgaagaaacggacccaagtggctccagaagcccaatgagaaaaacattttggggctcagtctggtcctttGACGTTGGCATCGTCAAAAGTACTGAGGTCGTCGGCGTCGAAATCAAGGGATGCATTgacgtcaggagcagaggtaatggctgccgagacaccaagtcgagctgggagcagtgaggcatcaagtgggtctccacctgtcccGAGGCCTCccactatgcaggccccccgggaccgaccatcgtcagacccgaccccgaggagacgtgaggattccacatagTCCTTGTCGATACtgaggagtctcaatgacgggcatcgagcgaaggcaaagaagcaccgtcatcaatcTCCTTCTACACACGGTGCCGGGTGCTCTGGGGTGTCGACAGATTCGACACCTGgaaagcgtcggcgccgagaggatcgttCTCCCTCTATACAGAAGGTGCCGATGCGCCAGTCTCCTAGCAGCCCAATGCCTGCACCTGAGCCTCAGCAGATTCTGCTACCAGTTGTTCCAccaaccccgcagccttctccgatggcgtctctcgatgagcgcatccgggccctgcttccagagcgtctggaaggactgctgcatcagtctgcttcggtgttgggggtgcttgcgccttccgtaccatcTGTTGCAGTAgcgtctggcccttcacctgtggtgaagTCCCCATCCTCAGTgccagctgccacccaggtcgactcgccttcgatgtcagtggaggaagcttcgccgcagtccaggTGGGCGttggcctctcgacatcgccatcgaggacatcgaTCCTCAGTGTTGAGGCAGGTTCAGTCTTGGAGTGCCCTGAGAGAGGTATTAACCAATAGTGAAAAGGAgcgttcatgggagtcagaggaataTCCCAGATACTTTTTTTCTGATGAGTCGTAAGGGATTCCTTctcaaccttcccctccacctgaaagaagactgtctcctcctgagagtctttcctttacatcttttgtccagtaaatggctatggctattccattccctatggactTTGaggatgctcgaggtcctggactatccttctccacgtaaggaggcagtgatggctcctctacataaggtactgaaggaagtccttatgcagaaCTGGTCATTCactctgtctggccccgtgatccccaaaaaagctgattcccagtatcggatccacggtgaacctgggttgatgaggtctcagttaccccacaattccatggtggtggactccaccctcaaaagagccaacagtactagagactatgccttggcacccccaggcagagaagctaggaccttggactcttttgggaggaagacgtatcaggccgctattcTCGCTGCCTGTATCCAGTCC
This portion of the Microcaecilia unicolor chromosome 4, aMicUni1.1, whole genome shotgun sequence genome encodes:
- the LOC115468841 gene encoding uncharacterized protein LOC115468841 isoform X1 is translated as MQELNAHFELYLVRYSSLLQKDAEFQHLLQPAEEEEEEEEEQETHVKRSGAGGQEQGHCIGTKKMAYIGCGILVFSCLVAACAYLSGISSDPLVDVTTNCGVVRGFHSSIGYSFKGIPYAMPPVGPLRWKPPKHTCWNGTLLATEFKSICAQLRPLGDTGTVMGSEDCLYLNIWTPSIELDAKLPVMVWIHGGYLHIFSGSEKGYCPTGKLAHKTQAVHVSFNYRLNAFGFMALELLREGSPTDTSGNYGFLDQIAALQWVKENIQYFGGDPEKVTIYGQSSGGTSVWTLMMSPLAKNLFQRAIDMSGSYVYTKKLSETERDNLVFLRKTNCKDLECLLTLPVEKVLKSIPWFEYPYWAADDLTDLPVKSRLNGAVAVVDGYVVPEPPLEMWKKRTPGYNDVPLMIGTTMQETDFGPVYPNISSWTVEDYEWKVKTILDTFGGNLSYDALHLYPISDFCNQPERCVEKAYVTMVSDLRATCPNNELAKVAADALSSPVYRYIITYTPSRAASSSDFLPFNSWFAFHLLDTFGFFGSLDLVLGVTTKSDRDFERLIQKHLVHFAKHGEMEGVWPQYPEGIVLLSSSMSVITNYHPERCALWKNNGLYEYAWVN
- the LOC115468841 gene encoding uncharacterized protein LOC115468841 isoform X2; translation: MRHRSPKVGINQDAEFQHLLQPAEEEEEEEEEQETHVKRSGAGGQEQGHCIGTKKMAYIGCGILVFSCLVAACAYLSGISSDPLVDVTTNCGVVRGFHSSIGYSFKGIPYAMPPVGPLRWKPPKHTCWNGTLLATEFKSICAQLRPLGDTGTVMGSEDCLYLNIWTPSIELDAKLPVMVWIHGGYLHIFSGSEKGYCPTGKLAHKTQAVHVSFNYRLNAFGFMALELLREGSPTDTSGNYGFLDQIAALQWVKENIQYFGGDPEKVTIYGQSSGGTSVWTLMMSPLAKNLFQRAIDMSGSYVYTKKLSETERDNLVFLRKTNCKDLECLLTLPVEKVLKSIPWFEYPYWAADDLTDLPVKSRLNGAVAVVDGYVVPEPPLEMWKKRTPGYNDVPLMIGTTMQETDFGPVYPNISSWTVEDYEWKVKTILDTFGGNLSYDALHLYPISDFCNQPERCVEKAYVTMVSDLRATCPNNELAKVAADALSSPVYRYIITYTPSRAASSSDFLPFNSWFAFHLLDTFGFFGSLDLVLGVTTKSDRDFERLIQKHLVHFAKHGEMEGVWPQYPEGIVLLSSSMSVITNYHPERCALWKNNGLYEYAWVN
- the LOC115468841 gene encoding uncharacterized protein LOC115468841 isoform X4, producing the protein MKDAEFQHLLQPAEEEEEEEEEQETHVKRSGAGGQEQGHCIGTKKMAYIGCGILVFSCLVAACAYLSGISSDPLVDVTTNCGVVRGFHSSIGYSFKGIPYAMPPVGPLRWKPPKHTCWNGTLLATEFKSICAQLRPLGDTGTVMGSEDCLYLNIWTPSIELDAKLPVMVWIHGGYLHIFSGSEKGYCPTGKLAHKTQAVHVSFNYRLNAFGFMALELLREGSPTDTSGNYGFLDQIAALQWVKENIQYFGGDPEKVTIYGQSSGGTSVWTLMMSPLAKNLFQRAIDMSGSYVYTKKLSETERDNLVFLRKTNCKDLECLLTLPVEKVLKSIPWFEYPYWAADDLTDLPVKSRLNGAVAVVDGYVVPEPPLEMWKKRTPGYNDVPLMIGTTMQETDFGPVYPNISSWTVEDYEWKVKTILDTFGGNLSYDALHLYPISDFCNQPERCVEKAYVTMVSDLRATCPNNELAKVAADALSSPVYRYIITYTPSRAASSSDFLPFNSWFAFHLLDTFGFFGSLDLVLGVTTKSDRDFERLIQKHLVHFAKHGEMEGVWPQYPEGIVLLSSSMSVITNYHPERCALWKNNGLYEYAWVN
- the LOC115468841 gene encoding uncharacterized protein LOC115468841 isoform X3, which encodes MRHRSPKDAEFQHLLQPAEEEEEEEEEQETHVKRSGAGGQEQGHCIGTKKMAYIGCGILVFSCLVAACAYLSGISSDPLVDVTTNCGVVRGFHSSIGYSFKGIPYAMPPVGPLRWKPPKHTCWNGTLLATEFKSICAQLRPLGDTGTVMGSEDCLYLNIWTPSIELDAKLPVMVWIHGGYLHIFSGSEKGYCPTGKLAHKTQAVHVSFNYRLNAFGFMALELLREGSPTDTSGNYGFLDQIAALQWVKENIQYFGGDPEKVTIYGQSSGGTSVWTLMMSPLAKNLFQRAIDMSGSYVYTKKLSETERDNLVFLRKTNCKDLECLLTLPVEKVLKSIPWFEYPYWAADDLTDLPVKSRLNGAVAVVDGYVVPEPPLEMWKKRTPGYNDVPLMIGTTMQETDFGPVYPNISSWTVEDYEWKVKTILDTFGGNLSYDALHLYPISDFCNQPERCVEKAYVTMVSDLRATCPNNELAKVAADALSSPVYRYIITYTPSRAASSSDFLPFNSWFAFHLLDTFGFFGSLDLVLGVTTKSDRDFERLIQKHLVHFAKHGEMEGVWPQYPEGIVLLSSSMSVITNYHPERCALWKNNGLYEYAWVN